Within the Thermanaeromonas toyohensis ToBE genome, the region GGCCAGGGAATGGCTAGAGAATAAAGGATATGAAGTTATTGCCTTTCACGCTTCTGGAGCCTGTGGTTCAGCCATGGAGGAACTTATTGAGGAGGGCTGGATAGAGGGAGTATTGGATCTTACTCCCCATGAACTAGTGGGGGAGATCTTCGGGGATGACATCTATGCTCCCTTACGTCCCCGGTTGGAGGCGGCGGGGAAAAGAGGGATTCCCCAGGTGGTGGTACCAGGTGGGTTGGATTATTTCTGCTTCGGTCCTCCAGATACTATTCCCCCCCGCTACCGGGGAAGGCCCACCCACTATCATAATCCCTATAATACCAATGTAAGGGCTACTGCCGATGAACTAGCGAAGGTAGGCCAGGTGCTGGCGGAAAAGCTAAATGCTTCCTGCGGCCCGGTGGTGGTACTCATCCCTTTACATGGTTGGTCTGAAAATGGCCGGGAGGGAGGGCCATTACACGATCCTAAAGCTGATAAAGCTTTGGTAGAGGCCCTGGAGGTACATTTGAAGCCGGAAATACGCTTAATTAAGGTGGAAGCCCATATCAATGATGCTACCTTTGCTGAGCTGGCCGCTAGCACCTTACATGAGATGATAAGGATAAAGATGGGAGCTGGAAATTCTTAGGATAAAAGTTGGAATTTTTAAGAAGAAAGGGGTCAAGAAAATTATGGAATTTACTATTCCCGAAAAAATGAAGGCCTTAGTCTTATTTGGACCTAACGATGTCCGGCTAGTAGAGAAGCCTGTCCCTAAACCTGGACCGGGGGAGGTTCTAGTAAGGGTAGCGGCATGTGGTATTTGCGGAACCGATGTCAAAATTATTACTAAAGGTATGCCTAAGATGCCCCCCTATGGAGAATTTACCTTCGGCCATGAGTGGGCCGGCACAGTGGTAGCTGTAGGGGAGACAGTGGACGAATTTAAAGTGGGCGACCGGGTGGCCATCGAAGCCCATAAGGGTTGCGGACGTTGCGAAAATTGCATTGATGGAAAGTATACCGCTTGCTTGAACTACGGCCGGCTGGATAAGGGTCATCGGGCTGCCGGGATGACGGTAGATGGGGGGTTTGCTGAATACGCTGTCCACCATGTAAATTCTGTATATAAGATCCCCGATAACATTTCCTTTAACGAAGCGACTTATGTGACTACAGCGGGCTGCGCCCTCTACGCCATAGATAAAAGCGGAGGCTATATTGCGGGAGATACGATAGTAGTCATCGGCCCCGGTCCCATCGGGCTTTCCGTAGTCCAGTGCGCTAAAGCTTTAGGAGCAGAAAAGATAATCCTGGTCGGCACGCGCGAGGATCGCTTAAATAAGGGCCGCCTGTTGGGAGCCACCTATACCATTAACGTGCGGGAGGAACCCGCACCCTTAGACAAGATTTTAGCCTTGACTAATGGTAAGGGTGCAGAAAGAGTCTTTGAATGTGCGGGAACCTCCGACAGTTTCGAGCTAGCTATTAAGTCAGCTAAGAAGGGCGGAGTGGTAGTACTGGTATCTTTCTATAAAGAGCCAGTCACCGCCAATTTAGACTATGTGGTCCTTAACCAGATAAGCCTTCTTACCGTACGTGGCGAGGGTAATCGTAATTGCCAGCGGGCTCTCTCCCTTATGGCCCAGGGGAAAATTGATGCTAAGCCTATTATGACCCATGCTTTCCCCCTGGAGGAGTTCCATACAGCTCTGGATTACTTTGTAAACCGTAAAGACGGGGCTATGAAGGTGGTGGTGAATCCTTAAAAAAACCATTTTGAGATTTTGAACTTATGATTATTTTAAGAAGGAGGTCTGGATGCAAATTATGGTTAAAAGAATTTTAGGTATAATAATGGCCAGTATGCTACTAGCGGGCTTAAGTTTTATAGTAGGAGGTTGTGGGGGGAAACAGGGTTCCCCTGGCGGGCAGGCTAAGGAACAAAAAATAGAGTTCCCTACTAAACCCATTGAAATGACTGTTCTTTTTGGACCGGGCAGTGGAGCTGATCTTTTGGCTCGTAAAGTGGCAGAGCTGGCTGGTAAAGAGCTAGGACAGCCTATTGCTGTAGTTAACCGGACTGGTGCTGGTGGGGCTGTAGGATATAGCTATGTAAAGGAACAGAAACCGGATGGTTATTCAATTGTGTGGAATTCTAACTCTATTAATACTGCCTATCATGCTGGTAACATGAATTTCAACTATACCGCCTTCAGCGGGGTGGCCGAACTCACTACCGAACCCGTGAGTCTCGCTGTTAAAGCCGATGCACCTTGGAAGGATATAAACGAATTTATAGAGTATGCCAAGAAAAATCCTGGCAAAATTAGGATTGGTAATTCAGGTAAAGGTAGCTTCACCCACTTGGTAGCTGTAGCGTTAGAAAATAAGACAGGTGCTAAATTTACTCATGTACCCTTTGGACAGGGTTTAGCTGTATCTAGCCTATTAGGAGGTCAGATTGAGGCTAGCTCCCAGTTACCGGCAGAGATTATGTCTCAAGTAAAGGCCGGTCAGGTAAGGATTTTGGCTATTACAGGAGAAGAAAGGCTTAAGATTTTACCTGATGTACCAACGTTCAAAGAAAAAGGCATCCCCCTTACCCTTTCCCTGTGGCGTGGTATTGCAGTACCTGCTGGTACACCCGAACCGGTAATCAAGAAACTGGAGGAAGCCTTTAAGAAAGTAGCCGAGAACCCTGAGTTCAAGAAATTTGCCGAAGAAATGGGCGCTAATATCGAATTTCGCGGGGCTAAAGAGTTTGACCGGTTTATTGCCGAGCAGGATAAGGAACTGGCGGCATTGATGGAGCAGATCGGCATGAAGAAGCAGTAGTATTTTTTGAATGATAATTGGGGGACACCTTACTTAAGGGTGTCCCCCTCAAGATAACTTGGGGGAGTTGATAGATTGGGTAAGGGAGTAGCGAGCAGCCTAGTAATAGCAGGTATTGGAATATTCTTTCTGATATATTCTTTTCAATACGATTTAGGGACCCTAGATTCCCCGGGAGAGGCCGTTTTCCCCTTGCTTGTAGCCATAGCGGTTGTAG harbors:
- a CDS encoding tripartite tricarboxylate transporter substrate binding protein, with amino-acid sequence MVKRILGIIMASMLLAGLSFIVGGCGGKQGSPGGQAKEQKIEFPTKPIEMTVLFGPGSGADLLARKVAELAGKELGQPIAVVNRTGAGGAVGYSYVKEQKPDGYSIVWNSNSINTAYHAGNMNFNYTAFSGVAELTTEPVSLAVKADAPWKDINEFIEYAKKNPGKIRIGNSGKGSFTHLVAVALENKTGAKFTHVPFGQGLAVSSLLGGQIEASSQLPAEIMSQVKAGQVRILAITGEERLKILPDVPTFKEKGIPLTLSLWRGIAVPAGTPEPVIKKLEEAFKKVAENPEFKKFAEEMGANIEFRGAKEFDRFIAEQDKELAALMEQIGMKKQ
- a CDS encoding Tm-1-like ATP-binding domain-containing protein — protein: MPLPAIAIIATVDTKEAETRFLQEFVRSHGFAAPVLDVSTYAPHGFQADYPREVISRLAGVEFSELKSLRRDAMMETMGRGAAKVLQELYERGELKGVLGIGGNQGTAIASIAMRSLPFGVPKVIVSTVASGNVRPYVQYKDIMMLFSVADLLGGPNTVSRSILTNAAAAVIGMAQHGSGLKRGNRPVIAVTAFGNTNAAVTRAREWLENKGYEVIAFHASGACGSAMEELIEEGWIEGVLDLTPHELVGEIFGDDIYAPLRPRLEAAGKRGIPQVVVPGGLDYFCFGPPDTIPPRYRGRPTHYHNPYNTNVRATADELAKVGQVLAEKLNASCGPVVVLIPLHGWSENGREGGPLHDPKADKALVEALEVHLKPEIRLIKVEAHINDATFAELAASTLHEMIRIKMGAGNS
- a CDS encoding zinc-dependent alcohol dehydrogenase, whose product is MEFTIPEKMKALVLFGPNDVRLVEKPVPKPGPGEVLVRVAACGICGTDVKIITKGMPKMPPYGEFTFGHEWAGTVVAVGETVDEFKVGDRVAIEAHKGCGRCENCIDGKYTACLNYGRLDKGHRAAGMTVDGGFAEYAVHHVNSVYKIPDNISFNEATYVTTAGCALYAIDKSGGYIAGDTIVVIGPGPIGLSVVQCAKALGAEKIILVGTREDRLNKGRLLGATYTINVREEPAPLDKILALTNGKGAERVFECAGTSDSFELAIKSAKKGGVVVLVSFYKEPVTANLDYVVLNQISLLTVRGEGNRNCQRALSLMAQGKIDAKPIMTHAFPLEEFHTALDYFVNRKDGAMKVVVNP